The proteins below are encoded in one region of Micromonospora yangpuensis:
- a CDS encoding sensor histidine kinase, with the protein MNTRDWPIRGKLAALVVTPVAALVALWIFATTLTVGPARDLLDAQTLLDDFGRPGEQVVAELQNERRLSMIYLADDGGSSELDEQRRRTDAAVAELRRRIDGEPLRDAANDLLDSRLDEFVGTLDALPAGRGFIDRRQVDRIGALGLYTGMVTSAFQGFAALATLPDADLNRQVGALTDLGRSRELLAQADALVAGASTAGRYAEGEHTRLVQVIGNQRFLVEGAVAELPQADRASYRRLTEQEAFVRLRTMQDDLVASRARPRVALGEWRSSHDAVQEAMRDFELGQADALAERTVPVAVGVLARLGAAGLLGLVAVLVAVLVALRVGRSLVHRLTSIRAAAQEMADHRLPDVLSRLRRGEDVDIAREAPPLEYGRDEIGAVGRAFNEVGRTAIQAAVHEVTLRRGLNEVFLNIARRSQGLVHRQLAVLDRLERRAEDPDELAELFRVDHLATRLRRHAEDLVILAGAAPGRGWRHPVAVVDLVRGATGEVESYERVDLTTLAPAAALGRAVGDVIHLLAELIENATAFSPPHTRVEVSGRRGPDGYTVEIVDRGLGMTPAAVEEANRRLVDPPDFNPAESARLGLFVVARLAARHGIRVRLDTSEHAGITATVLIPADLITDEPAVSGPSQERMARVTRLPAQPRPRGGRITRERPAASTPVVPLTADRVGPVDLNPDTEGLPRRVRSRGPATRGPRQPVGDTPSPRSPEEMRRIMSALQAGTARGRQIGAAQVRPVDPAATPEPPTTTERDA; encoded by the coding sequence ATGAACACGCGTGACTGGCCGATCCGCGGCAAGCTGGCCGCGCTGGTCGTCACCCCGGTGGCCGCGCTGGTGGCATTGTGGATCTTCGCGACCACGCTCACCGTGGGACCGGCCCGCGACCTGCTCGACGCGCAGACCCTGCTTGACGACTTCGGCCGTCCGGGTGAACAGGTGGTGGCCGAGCTGCAGAACGAACGCCGCCTGTCGATGATCTACCTGGCCGACGACGGCGGCTCGTCCGAACTGGACGAGCAGCGACGGCGTACCGACGCCGCCGTGGCCGAGCTGCGTCGACGGATCGACGGCGAGCCCCTGCGGGACGCCGCCAACGACCTGCTCGACAGCCGACTCGACGAGTTCGTCGGTACCCTGGACGCCCTGCCCGCCGGCCGCGGCTTCATCGACCGCCGCCAGGTGGACCGGATCGGCGCGCTCGGCCTCTACACCGGCATGGTCACCTCGGCCTTCCAGGGCTTCGCGGCCCTGGCCACCCTGCCGGACGCGGACCTCAACCGGCAGGTCGGTGCCCTCACCGACCTGGGGAGGTCCCGGGAACTGCTCGCCCAGGCCGACGCGCTGGTCGCCGGTGCGTCCACCGCCGGCCGGTACGCCGAGGGCGAGCACACCCGGCTCGTGCAGGTCATCGGCAACCAGCGTTTCCTGGTCGAGGGCGCGGTGGCCGAGCTGCCCCAGGCGGACCGGGCCAGCTACCGCCGGCTGACCGAGCAGGAGGCCTTCGTCCGGCTCCGGACCATGCAGGACGACCTCGTCGCCAGCCGAGCCCGCCCCCGGGTGGCCCTGGGCGAGTGGCGGTCCAGCCACGACGCCGTGCAGGAGGCCATGCGGGACTTCGAACTGGGGCAGGCCGACGCGCTGGCCGAGCGGACGGTGCCGGTCGCGGTCGGCGTCCTGGCCCGGCTCGGCGCGGCCGGGCTGCTCGGACTGGTCGCCGTGCTGGTCGCCGTGCTGGTGGCGTTGCGGGTGGGGCGGTCCCTGGTGCACCGACTGACCTCCATCCGGGCCGCCGCCCAGGAGATGGCCGACCACCGGCTGCCCGACGTGCTGAGCCGGCTCCGCCGGGGCGAGGACGTCGACATCGCGCGCGAGGCCCCACCCCTGGAGTACGGCCGCGACGAGATCGGCGCGGTGGGTCGGGCCTTCAACGAGGTGGGCCGTACGGCGATCCAGGCGGCGGTGCACGAGGTCACCCTGCGGCGCGGTCTCAACGAGGTGTTCCTCAACATCGCCCGCCGCAGCCAGGGGCTGGTGCACCGGCAGTTGGCCGTGCTGGACCGGCTGGAACGGCGCGCCGAGGACCCGGACGAGCTGGCCGAGCTGTTCCGCGTCGACCACCTCGCCACCCGGCTGCGCCGGCACGCCGAGGACCTGGTCATCCTGGCCGGTGCGGCACCCGGTCGGGGCTGGCGGCACCCGGTCGCCGTGGTCGACCTGGTCCGGGGCGCCACCGGCGAGGTCGAGTCCTACGAGCGGGTCGACCTGACGACCCTGGCTCCGGCGGCCGCCCTCGGTCGGGCCGTCGGTGACGTGATCCACCTGCTTGCCGAGCTGATCGAGAACGCCACCGCCTTCTCCCCGCCGCACACCCGGGTCGAGGTCAGCGGCCGGCGGGGGCCCGACGGGTACACCGTCGAGATCGTCGACCGGGGGCTGGGGATGACTCCCGCCGCGGTCGAGGAGGCCAACCGCCGGTTGGTCGACCCGCCCGACTTCAACCCCGCCGAGAGCGCCCGACTCGGCCTCTTCGTGGTGGCCCGGCTTGCGGCGCGGCACGGCATCCGGGTCCGGCTGGACACCTCCGAGCACGCCGGGATCACCGCGACCGTGCTGATCCCGGCGGACCTGATCACCGACGAGCCGGCGGTGTCCGGGCCGTCGCAGGAGCGGATGGCCCGGGTGACCCGGCTGCCGGCCCAGCCCCGCCCCCGCGGCGGACGGATCACCCGGGAGAGACCTGCCGCGTCGACGCCGGTGGTTCCGCTCACCGCCGACCGGGTCGGCCCGGTCGACCTCAACCCGGACACCGAGGGCCTGCCCCGTCGGGTCCGCAGCCGTGGGCCGGCCACGCGTGGTCCGCGGCAACCGGTGGGGGACACCCCCAGCCCGCGGTCGCCGGAGGAGATGCGCCGGATCATGTCGGCCCTCCAGGCCGGTACCGCCCGGGGCCGCCAGATCGGCGCCGCCCAGGTCCGGCCGGTCGATCCGGCCGCGACTCCCGAACCCCCCACCACGACTGAGAGGGACGCCTAG
- a CDS encoding glycoside hydrolase family 6 protein, protein MNVWRRLSGQRRAIALAGAGALVAGGLVTLPVTAAHAATQCDVTWTSNEWQGGFTANVTIKNIGDAVNGWTLNWTFPNSSQRVQQGWSAEITQSGSQVTAKSLSYNGSIASGGSTSFGFNGAWSGSNPKPTSFTLNGTVCNGGTTNPTTPPTTPPTTPPTTPPTTPPTTPPPGGPRVDNPYLNAKGYVNPEWKAKAESVAGGNRVSNNPTAVWIDRIAAINGTPDSSSNGAMGVRNHLDAALAQGAQYIQFVIYNLPGRDCAALASNGELKANELPRYKAEYIDPIAAIQGDAKYRNLRIINIVEIDSLPNLVTNTSGNPGGTAMCDTVKANGAYVNGVGYAIAKLGAIPNVYNYIDAGHHGWLGWDSNFSPSATVLREAAGASGATPANVHGFIVNTANYSALKEPYVKITDQVNGQSVRQSKWVDWNFYTDELTFAQAFRNELISKGFSSSIGMLIDTSRNGWGGSARPTGPGPSTSVDAYVDGGRVDRRIHAGNWCNQSGAGLGERPKAAPEPGIDAYVWVKPPGESDGSSKEIPNNEGKGFDRMCDPTYNGNARNGFSRSGALADAPISGAWFSAQFAELMRNAYPAL, encoded by the coding sequence ATGAATGTGTGGAGAAGGCTGTCCGGCCAACGCCGGGCAATCGCGCTCGCCGGCGCGGGCGCCCTGGTCGCGGGCGGGCTGGTGACCCTTCCGGTCACTGCGGCGCACGCCGCGACGCAGTGTGACGTGACGTGGACGTCCAACGAGTGGCAGGGTGGCTTCACCGCCAACGTCACCATCAAGAACATCGGTGACGCGGTCAACGGCTGGACGTTGAACTGGACGTTCCCCAACAGCAGCCAGCGGGTCCAGCAGGGCTGGTCCGCCGAGATCACCCAGAGCGGTAGCCAGGTGACGGCGAAGAGCCTGTCGTACAACGGCAGCATCGCCTCCGGTGGGTCGACCAGCTTCGGCTTCAACGGCGCGTGGAGTGGCAGCAACCCGAAGCCGACCTCGTTCACCCTGAACGGCACGGTCTGCAACGGTGGCACCACCAACCCGACCACCCCGCCCACCACGCCCCCCACCACTCCGCCGACCACGCCGCCCACCACGCCGCCGACGACCCCGCCGCCCGGCGGGCCGCGGGTGGACAACCCCTACCTGAACGCCAAGGGGTACGTGAACCCGGAGTGGAAGGCCAAGGCCGAGTCGGTGGCCGGTGGTAACCGGGTCTCCAACAACCCGACCGCCGTCTGGATCGACCGGATCGCGGCGATCAACGGCACCCCGGACAGCAGCTCCAACGGCGCGATGGGCGTCCGGAACCACCTGGACGCGGCCCTGGCGCAGGGTGCCCAGTACATCCAGTTCGTCATCTACAACCTGCCCGGTCGCGACTGCGCCGCGCTCGCCTCCAACGGTGAGCTGAAGGCGAACGAGCTGCCCCGCTACAAGGCCGAGTACATCGACCCGATCGCGGCGATCCAGGGTGACGCCAAGTACCGCAACCTGCGGATCATCAACATCGTCGAGATCGACTCGCTGCCGAACCTGGTGACCAACACCTCCGGCAACCCGGGCGGCACCGCGATGTGTGACACGGTCAAGGCCAACGGTGCCTACGTCAACGGGGTCGGTTACGCCATCGCCAAGCTGGGCGCGATCCCGAACGTCTACAACTACATCGACGCCGGCCACCACGGCTGGCTCGGTTGGGACAGCAACTTCAGCCCGTCGGCAACCGTCCTGCGTGAGGCCGCCGGCGCGTCCGGCGCCACCCCGGCCAACGTGCACGGCTTCATCGTCAACACGGCGAACTACTCCGCGTTGAAGGAGCCGTACGTCAAGATCACCGACCAGGTGAACGGCCAGTCCGTCCGCCAGTCCAAGTGGGTCGACTGGAACTTCTACACCGACGAGCTCACCTTCGCCCAGGCGTTCCGCAACGAGCTGATCAGCAAGGGCTTCAGCTCCAGCATCGGCATGCTGATCGACACCTCCCGCAACGGCTGGGGCGGCTCGGCCCGGCCCACCGGCCCGGGCCCGTCGACCAGCGTGGACGCCTACGTCGACGGCGGTCGGGTCGACCGGCGGATCCACGCCGGCAACTGGTGCAACCAGTCCGGTGCCGGCCTGGGCGAGCGTCCCAAGGCCGCTCCGGAGCCGGGTATCGACGCCTACGTCTGGGTGAAGCCGCCGGGTGAGTCGGACGGCTCCAGCAAGGAGATCCCGAACAACGAGGGCAAGGGCTTCGACCGGATGTGCGACCCGACGTACAACGGAAACGCCCGCAACGGCTTCAGCCGTTCCGGCGCGCTGGCCGACGCCCCGATCTCGGGCGCCTGGTTCTCCGCGCAGTTCGCCGAGCTGATGCGCAACGCCTACCCGGCGCTCTGA
- a CDS encoding class F sortase, with the protein MRTNRAGGRHGTPWRAAGAAVVLLVAMVGAGLLGVALSTDPTAPPPAPVTQAGPHATDPDLAPQESGQDGARAPGLPRSRPITVSIPQIGVHTSVLELGTNPDGTVQTPPLEQADLTGWYQRGASPGEVGNAVIIGHVDSREGPAVFWSLGTLQPGGTVQVTREDGRTLTFTIDAVRSYPKTDFPSQLVYGPNDRPGLRLVTCGGQFDQNAGTYLNNTVVFATLAE; encoded by the coding sequence GTGCGGACGAACCGGGCCGGCGGCCGTCACGGGACACCGTGGCGCGCCGCCGGCGCGGCCGTCGTCCTGCTCGTCGCCATGGTCGGGGCGGGGCTGTTGGGCGTCGCCCTGAGCACCGACCCCACCGCCCCGCCACCGGCTCCGGTCACCCAGGCCGGACCGCACGCGACCGATCCCGATCTGGCACCCCAGGAGTCGGGGCAGGACGGCGCGCGAGCACCCGGGCTGCCCCGGTCCCGGCCGATCACCGTGTCGATCCCGCAGATCGGGGTGCACACCTCGGTCCTGGAACTCGGCACCAACCCGGACGGCACAGTCCAGACCCCGCCGCTGGAGCAGGCCGACCTCACCGGGTGGTACCAGCGGGGTGCCAGTCCCGGCGAGGTGGGCAACGCGGTGATCATCGGACACGTCGACTCGCGGGAGGGACCCGCCGTCTTCTGGTCCCTCGGCACCCTGCAACCCGGAGGCACCGTCCAGGTCACCCGGGAGGACGGCCGGACGCTCACCTTCACCATCGACGCGGTCCGGTCGTACCCGAAGACCGACTTTCCCAGCCAACTCGTGTACGGCCCGAACGACCGTCCCGGCCTACGGCTGGTCACCTGTGGTGGTCAGTTCGACCAGAACGCCGGGACGTACCTGAACAACACGGTCGTCTTCGCCACCCTGGCCGAGTGA
- a CDS encoding roadblock/LC7 domain-containing protein, translating into MVQSTRQSADLDWLLDELVERVPAARQAVVLSADGLLLGSSAGLDRADAEHLCAMASGFSSLAKGASRQLDAGPVRQTVVEMESAYLFVTAAGQGACLAVASDADADIGLVAYEMAMLVTRVGEYLSTPLRPPAGTTDAD; encoded by the coding sequence GTGGTGCAATCGACGAGGCAGAGTGCCGACCTGGACTGGCTGCTCGACGAGCTGGTGGAAAGGGTGCCGGCCGCCCGCCAGGCGGTGGTGCTGTCGGCGGACGGGTTGCTGCTCGGCTCCTCCGCCGGTCTGGACCGGGCCGACGCCGAGCATCTGTGCGCCATGGCGTCCGGCTTCTCCAGCCTGGCCAAGGGCGCGAGCCGGCAGCTCGACGCCGGACCGGTCCGGCAGACTGTGGTGGAGATGGAGTCGGCGTACCTTTTCGTCACCGCGGCCGGGCAGGGCGCGTGCCTCGCTGTGGCCAGCGACGCCGACGCCGACATCGGCCTGGTCGCGTACGAGATGGCGATGTTGGTGACCCGGGTCGGGGAGTACCTCAGCACGCCGCTTCGCCCGCCGGCGGGGACCACCGATGCGGACTGA
- a CDS encoding DUF742 domain-containing protein — protein sequence MRTESPGPQHEWLDDDAGPVVRPYTLTGGRVRPAVEGFDLVAFVLADPGADPDGHRGLHPEHRRLIELARRPVPVAELAARLDLALGVVRVLLGDLLAGGLVSVHEPPRRTFLPDDNILKAVVSGLRAL from the coding sequence ATGCGGACTGAGTCTCCTGGCCCCCAGCACGAGTGGCTGGACGACGATGCCGGTCCGGTCGTCCGCCCGTACACCCTGACCGGTGGTCGGGTCCGGCCGGCGGTCGAGGGGTTCGACCTGGTGGCGTTCGTGCTGGCCGATCCGGGCGCCGACCCGGACGGGCACCGTGGCCTGCATCCGGAGCACCGTCGGCTGATCGAGCTGGCCCGGCGACCGGTGCCGGTGGCGGAGCTGGCCGCCCGGCTCGATCTCGCGCTGGGCGTGGTCCGGGTGCTGCTCGGTGACCTGCTCGCCGGAGGGCTCGTCTCGGTGCACGAGCCGCCCCGGCGCACGTTCCTTCCCGACGACAACATTCTCAAGGCGGTGGTCAGTGGACTTCGCGCGCTCTGA
- a CDS encoding right-handed parallel beta-helix repeat-containing protein, with product MSTFQRWRGTSGRPRTRTAQTTRRRFLAGGLVAGSLVAGAAGLTGVAAAAGGGNVLGQLLAAPSTIGQRDADGADSPNRSHPDGGPAAVSVPCDPARLVAALVHADAQGGGTLRLAPKCTYTLTEAAFDDDRFDGGVRDAREASDQLENGENTSNTAKTKEQIRRENSSGLPVVYHPITIEGDGATIARHPNAPEFRFFTVRDGGELKLSDVTLRNGRSVAEGGSVHVVHGGSAVLERTTITQSLSFSAEGGGGAVFNDGNLVVTDSTFTQNAATARTGRGGGLLNGGVLTVTGSTFRDNSAAAIGGGLANFRGAADIGGSTFEHNSATQGGGLASFSARTRVWDTKVTGNTAGNGGGIANSDATIALRGLTVRDNLATGDGGGVWASRGLITLDATVVTANVAHRFGGGLFTDRSNVPVRHSEITGNGAVGATSTGGGIHASGGQVSLFASRVTENRSVVAPGGIFGRNLRVNVDPRSVVTDNRPTNCQGSPAPIGNCFR from the coding sequence ATGTCCACGTTCCAACGGTGGCGCGGGACCTCCGGTCGGCCCCGGACCCGGACGGCCCAGACGACGCGACGACGGTTCCTGGCCGGCGGGCTGGTGGCGGGCAGCCTGGTCGCCGGGGCGGCCGGCCTGACCGGGGTGGCCGCCGCGGCCGGTGGCGGCAACGTACTCGGGCAGCTCCTCGCCGCGCCGTCGACGATCGGGCAGCGCGACGCCGACGGGGCCGACTCCCCGAACCGGTCCCACCCCGACGGGGGACCGGCAGCGGTCTCCGTGCCCTGCGACCCGGCCCGGCTCGTCGCCGCGCTCGTGCACGCCGACGCCCAGGGCGGCGGCACGCTGCGGCTCGCGCCGAAGTGCACCTACACGCTTACCGAGGCAGCCTTCGACGACGACCGGTTCGACGGCGGGGTACGTGACGCACGGGAGGCCTCCGACCAGTTGGAGAACGGGGAGAACACCAGCAACACCGCCAAGACCAAGGAGCAGATCCGGCGGGAGAACAGCTCCGGCCTGCCGGTGGTCTACCACCCGATCACCATCGAGGGTGACGGCGCCACCATCGCCCGGCACCCCAACGCGCCGGAGTTCCGTTTCTTCACCGTGCGGGACGGGGGCGAGCTCAAGCTGAGCGACGTCACACTCAGGAACGGGCGCTCGGTGGCCGAGGGCGGCAGCGTGCACGTCGTACACGGCGGCAGCGCGGTGCTGGAGCGCACCACGATCACCCAGAGCCTCTCCTTCTCCGCCGAGGGCGGCGGCGGAGCGGTCTTCAACGACGGCAACCTGGTCGTCACCGACAGCACCTTCACCCAGAACGCCGCCACCGCGCGGACCGGCCGGGGCGGTGGCCTGCTGAACGGGGGGGTGCTGACCGTCACCGGGAGCACCTTCCGCGACAACAGCGCCGCCGCGATCGGCGGTGGCCTGGCCAACTTCCGGGGTGCCGCCGACATCGGTGGCAGCACCTTCGAACACAACAGCGCCACGCAGGGCGGCGGTCTGGCCAGTTTCTCCGCCCGGACCCGGGTCTGGGACACCAAGGTCACCGGCAACACCGCCGGCAACGGCGGGGGCATCGCCAACTCCGACGCCACGATCGCCCTGCGCGGGTTGACCGTCCGCGACAACCTCGCCACCGGTGACGGTGGTGGCGTCTGGGCATCCCGGGGCCTGATCACCCTGGACGCAACCGTCGTCACGGCCAACGTGGCACACCGCTTCGGCGGTGGGCTCTTCACCGACCGGTCGAACGTTCCGGTCCGGCACAGCGAGATCACCGGCAACGGCGCGGTGGGCGCGACGTCGACCGGCGGCGGCATCCACGCCTCCGGTGGCCAGGTCAGCCTCTTCGCCAGCCGGGTGACCGAGAACCGTTCGGTGGTCGCCCCCGGGGGCATCTTCGGTCGGAACCTGCGGGTGAACGTGGACCCGCGCAGCGTCGTCACCGACAACCGCCCGACGAACTGCCAGGGCAGCCCCGCCCCGATCGGTAACTGCTTCCGCTGA